One segment of Drosophila mauritiana strain mau12 chromosome 3R, ASM438214v1, whole genome shotgun sequence DNA contains the following:
- the LOC117144182 gene encoding BTB/POZ domain-containing protein 6 isoform X2 — translation MASSSNNSNSTANNHGGHNPLNRLSLKSAGKRNQESMSHSQPNGGWINVETLNNGNGLLHSPPHNHQQQQQQQQRGGGGASPAGGGGGASAAADHNIQITQPISAPSSPLASPGALNSSGSSSGGGAGSAGGISGSPTAFCLPSSSAAAAVAAISATPTSGSGSYVCSAGTNWHFAAVAASNAIDTADPNWQASKATVLERNAAMFNNELMSDVKFIVGGEFDIDPIQTIPAHKYILATGSSVFYAMFYGGLAENKQEIKVPDVEPTAFLTLLRYLYCDEIKLEPEHILATLYAAKKYIVPHLARACVNYLEVKLTAKNACLLLSQSRLFEEPELMQRCWEVIDAQAEMAVKSEDFVDIDLKTFESILSRETLNCKEIHLFEAALNWAMNACEKMSIDDTPQNKRRLLGQALHLIRIPTMSLEEFANGVAQTGILSSQETIDMFLHFTAKMKPSLGFPTRSRAGLKTQVCHRFQSCAYRSNQWRYRGRCDSIQFSVDRRIFIVGFGLYGSSTGAANYNVKIELKRLGRTLAENDTKFFSDGSSNTFHVFFENPIQIEPECYYTASVILDGNELSFFGQEGMSEVLMGNVTFQFQCSSESTNGTGVQGGQIPELIFYGPTTVTAMSSPTNSLCPTPIGGASSNAGATSTAAAGTAVPNSSNGSGNNANSSGEDGDGST, via the exons atggccagcagcagcaacaattccAATTCCACGGCCAACAATCACGGAGGCCACAATCCGCTGAACAGACTATCCCTGAAGTCCGCCGGAAAGCGAAACCAGGAGAGCATGTCGCATTCCCAGCCGAACGGCGGCTGGATAAACG TGGAAACTCTGAACAATGGCAACGGGCTGCTCCACTCGCCGCCCCACaatcaccagcagcagcagcagcaacaacagcgaggcggaggaggagcatCGCCAGCtggaggcggaggaggtgcCTCTGCCGCAGCGGATCACAATATCCAGATAACGCAGCCCATCAGTGCTCCATCCTCGCCGTTGGCCTCACCGGGCGCCCTCaacagcagtggcagcagcagtggAGGTGGTGCAGGAAGTGCCGGAGGAATCTCCGGCAGTCCCACCGCCTTTTGTCTGCCCTCCAGTTCCGCAGCGGCAGCGGTGGCTGCCATCTCCGCTACGCCCACCAGTGGGAGTGGATCGTATGTGTGCTCTGCCGGAACTAACTGGCATTTTGCAGCTGTGGCAGCATCCAACGCCATCGATACGGCTGATCCCAACTGGCAGGCCAGCAAGGCGACGGTCCTCGAGAGGAATGCAGCCATGTTCAACAACGAACTGATGTCCGATGTCAAGTTCATTGTGGGCGGAGAGTTCG ACATCGATCCCATTCAGACCATTCCCGCCCACAAATATATTCTCGCCACGGGCAGTTCCGTATTCTATGCTATGTTCTATGGAGGACTGGCGGAGAACAAGCAGGAAATCAAAGTGCCTGACGTGGAACCCACTGCCTTCCTAACGTTGCTAAG GTACCTTTATTGTGATGAAATCAAACTGGAACCTGAACACATTCTGGCCACGCTGTATGCAGCCAAGAAGTACATTGTCCCGCACTTAGCCAGAGCATGCGTCAACTATCTGGAAGTGAAGTTGACGGCAAAAAACGCCTGCCTACTTCTCAGTCAATCGCGTCTGTTCGAGGAGCCCGAGCTGATGCAACGTTGCTGGGAAGTGATCGACGCCCAGGCCGAGATGGCGGTTAAGTCCGAGGACTTTGTCGACATTGATCTCAAGACCTTTGAGTCGATTCTTTCGCGAGAGACACTCAACTGCAAGGAGATCCACTTGTTCGAGGCGGCCCTTAACTGGGCCATGAACGCCTGCGAGAAGATGAGCATCGACGACACGCCGCAGAACAAGCGCCGGCTGCTGGGACAAGCGCTGCACCTCATCCGCATTCCCACAATGTCGCTGGAGGAGTTCGCCAACGGCGTGGCCCAGACAGGCATTCTTTCGTCGCAGGAGACGATCGACATGTTCCTGCACTTCACCGCCAAGATGAAGCCTTCTCTGGGCTTTCCCACACGCTCCAGGGCGGGATTAAAGACCCAGGTCTGCCATCGCTTCCAGTCGTGCGCCTACCGCTCGAACCAATGGCGCTACCGCGGACGCTGTGATTCAATTCAGTTTTCGGTCGATCGAAG AATTTTCATTGTGGGTTTTGGACTGTACGGCTCGTCGACTGGCGCTGCCAACTACAACGTAAAGATCGAACTTAAACGCCTGGGCCGCACGCTTGCAGAGAACGACACAAAGTTCTTCTCGGACGGATCAAGCAACACGTTCCACGTCTTCTTCGAGAATCCCATTCAGATCGAGCCCGAGTGTTATTACACCGCCTCCGTAATCCTCGATGGAAACGAGCTTAGCTTCTTTGGCCAGGAGGGCATGTCCGAGGTGCTAATGGGCAATGTGACATTCCAGTTTCAGTGCTCGTCGGAGAGCACCAACGGCACTGGAGTTCAGGGTGGCCAAATCCCAGAGTTAATCTTCTACGGACCCACCACAGTGACAGCAATGAGCTCGCCCACCAATTCACTGTGTCCCACGCCAATTGGTGGCGCTTCCTCCAATGCAGGAGCGACTTCAACCGCAGCAGCCGGAACAGCTGTTCCGAATAGCAGCAATGGATCTGGCAATAACGCCAACAGTTCTGGGGAGGATGGCGACGGAAGCACCTGA
- the LOC117144182 gene encoding BTB/POZ domain-containing protein 6 isoform X1: MIEAFANHFSSHLGRHLFYWAIESSSATSGNYGLNLRLSELINKFHGPLERGVQVLDHLLTLEEDDFAGHWGSAYAHNYEPEYAARVPENEELPPPEHMETLNNGNGLLHSPPHNHQQQQQQQQRGGGGASPAGGGGGASAAADHNIQITQPISAPSSPLASPGALNSSGSSSGGGAGSAGGISGSPTAFCLPSSSAAAAVAAISATPTSGSGSYVCSAGTNWHFAAVAASNAIDTADPNWQASKATVLERNAAMFNNELMSDVKFIVGGEFDIDPIQTIPAHKYILATGSSVFYAMFYGGLAENKQEIKVPDVEPTAFLTLLRYLYCDEIKLEPEHILATLYAAKKYIVPHLARACVNYLEVKLTAKNACLLLSQSRLFEEPELMQRCWEVIDAQAEMAVKSEDFVDIDLKTFESILSRETLNCKEIHLFEAALNWAMNACEKMSIDDTPQNKRRLLGQALHLIRIPTMSLEEFANGVAQTGILSSQETIDMFLHFTAKMKPSLGFPTRSRAGLKTQVCHRFQSCAYRSNQWRYRGRCDSIQFSVDRRIFIVGFGLYGSSTGAANYNVKIELKRLGRTLAENDTKFFSDGSSNTFHVFFENPIQIEPECYYTASVILDGNELSFFGQEGMSEVLMGNVTFQFQCSSESTNGTGVQGGQIPELIFYGPTTVTAMSSPTNSLCPTPIGGASSNAGATSTAAAGTAVPNSSNGSGNNANSSGEDGDGST; the protein is encoded by the exons ATGATCGAGGCCTTTGCGAATCATTTCAGCAGCCATCTGGGACGCCACCTCTTCTACTGGGCCATCGAATCGAGCAGCGCCACCTCGGGTAACTACGGCCTCAACCTGCGGCTCTCCGAGCTGATCAACAAGTTCCACGGCCCCCTCGAGCGGGGAGTGCAGGTGCTGGACCACCTGCTCACCCTCGAGGAGGACGACTTCGCCGGCCACTGGGGCAGCGCCTACGCGCACAACTATGAGCCGGAGTACGCCGCTCGAGTGCCGGAGAACGAGGAGCTGCCGCCTCCAGAACACA TGGAAACTCTGAACAATGGCAACGGGCTGCTCCACTCGCCGCCCCACaatcaccagcagcagcagcagcaacaacagcgaggcggaggaggagcatCGCCAGCtggaggcggaggaggtgcCTCTGCCGCAGCGGATCACAATATCCAGATAACGCAGCCCATCAGTGCTCCATCCTCGCCGTTGGCCTCACCGGGCGCCCTCaacagcagtggcagcagcagtggAGGTGGTGCAGGAAGTGCCGGAGGAATCTCCGGCAGTCCCACCGCCTTTTGTCTGCCCTCCAGTTCCGCAGCGGCAGCGGTGGCTGCCATCTCCGCTACGCCCACCAGTGGGAGTGGATCGTATGTGTGCTCTGCCGGAACTAACTGGCATTTTGCAGCTGTGGCAGCATCCAACGCCATCGATACGGCTGATCCCAACTGGCAGGCCAGCAAGGCGACGGTCCTCGAGAGGAATGCAGCCATGTTCAACAACGAACTGATGTCCGATGTCAAGTTCATTGTGGGCGGAGAGTTCG ACATCGATCCCATTCAGACCATTCCCGCCCACAAATATATTCTCGCCACGGGCAGTTCCGTATTCTATGCTATGTTCTATGGAGGACTGGCGGAGAACAAGCAGGAAATCAAAGTGCCTGACGTGGAACCCACTGCCTTCCTAACGTTGCTAAG GTACCTTTATTGTGATGAAATCAAACTGGAACCTGAACACATTCTGGCCACGCTGTATGCAGCCAAGAAGTACATTGTCCCGCACTTAGCCAGAGCATGCGTCAACTATCTGGAAGTGAAGTTGACGGCAAAAAACGCCTGCCTACTTCTCAGTCAATCGCGTCTGTTCGAGGAGCCCGAGCTGATGCAACGTTGCTGGGAAGTGATCGACGCCCAGGCCGAGATGGCGGTTAAGTCCGAGGACTTTGTCGACATTGATCTCAAGACCTTTGAGTCGATTCTTTCGCGAGAGACACTCAACTGCAAGGAGATCCACTTGTTCGAGGCGGCCCTTAACTGGGCCATGAACGCCTGCGAGAAGATGAGCATCGACGACACGCCGCAGAACAAGCGCCGGCTGCTGGGACAAGCGCTGCACCTCATCCGCATTCCCACAATGTCGCTGGAGGAGTTCGCCAACGGCGTGGCCCAGACAGGCATTCTTTCGTCGCAGGAGACGATCGACATGTTCCTGCACTTCACCGCCAAGATGAAGCCTTCTCTGGGCTTTCCCACACGCTCCAGGGCGGGATTAAAGACCCAGGTCTGCCATCGCTTCCAGTCGTGCGCCTACCGCTCGAACCAATGGCGCTACCGCGGACGCTGTGATTCAATTCAGTTTTCGGTCGATCGAAG AATTTTCATTGTGGGTTTTGGACTGTACGGCTCGTCGACTGGCGCTGCCAACTACAACGTAAAGATCGAACTTAAACGCCTGGGCCGCACGCTTGCAGAGAACGACACAAAGTTCTTCTCGGACGGATCAAGCAACACGTTCCACGTCTTCTTCGAGAATCCCATTCAGATCGAGCCCGAGTGTTATTACACCGCCTCCGTAATCCTCGATGGAAACGAGCTTAGCTTCTTTGGCCAGGAGGGCATGTCCGAGGTGCTAATGGGCAATGTGACATTCCAGTTTCAGTGCTCGTCGGAGAGCACCAACGGCACTGGAGTTCAGGGTGGCCAAATCCCAGAGTTAATCTTCTACGGACCCACCACAGTGACAGCAATGAGCTCGCCCACCAATTCACTGTGTCCCACGCCAATTGGTGGCGCTTCCTCCAATGCAGGAGCGACTTCAACCGCAGCAGCCGGAACAGCTGTTCCGAATAGCAGCAATGGATCTGGCAATAACGCCAACAGTTCTGGGGAGGATGGCGACGGAAGCACCTGA